The genomic window TCAAAGCTTGGCTTTCCATCGCCTGACTGTGTGTGTCCACTGTCCAGGCCTACACCTCcatgtgtttttttctctttcttttccggAAATAGGAAGATCAAACAGACGCTAGCTCCCGGACCTCCGCTGAAAATAAGGGTTCAACCACAAGGACACTATATATTGCGACAGTAAACAGGATTCTAGTCTCATCAACCAGGTCCCGTCACGAATCCAATTCGAACTTCATTCAATGCAGGCAGGAGGTTTTGAACCGTAAAATATGATGCGTGGTACTTGAGGGGGAGCCAACTTTGTTTTTACGAAACTCCAGTTTTCGTATCCTCTCCTCCACCTTGGTGTTTCCTCGGCCATAATAACCAACGGTCGATGCAACACGAGAGAAGAGAACCGGTAGATGGACCTAAACCTAGAACTACAGTACGAAGTCGGTAAAACGACGCGTCCCTCTTCGCTCGCTCTCCTACGAAGTATCTGTCTTCCTGCAACTACCTCGTACAAACCCAGAAGGCAATTCGTAAATGCTGCAGAAGTAGCAGGTGTGACAACACTCTTAACGCATGAGACTTCGTATTTGTTGAGGGGCAAAATGGGAGAGGCGTAGAGCCTGGCTTTGCTTGGCTGATGGGTAGGCGAGCGACAGTCAACCAAAAAGGCTTACGGGGTCCAGAAAAAATATTGAATTGGAAATTGAAGATAATACCCGCCGACTCTGGACggaacacaaaaaaaaaagaaaagaaaaaagcatcTAACACACCTTTCAAATCCAGGAACGTCTTTCAACCGGCCACCATAGAGAAAGCCGACGTTGAGAAACAACGTCAAACCATCGAAGCTTTTCCCCAAATGTCTCTGTTACAACCAGCCAGAAGAAGCTCCTTCTTCGCGAatcacaataaaaaacacGGGCATGATCACCTGCGGCTAGGAGCTAACTTTCCGACTACCGTCGTTCCACAACGAATCCACATCAAGGAGCCCCCATGCTCTGCTACTTTCATCGACGCGCCATAATTGGTGGGTTGCAAGCCCACCCTGGCTCGAATACCCTGCATAATGTTAGCGCTAGGCAATATTGGACCTATAGCCAAGCCGGTACTAATCATCGTGTAGGAAACGCCTTTAGAGCTGCGAGATAGCTTCGTGGGTCCTGCCTGTCGATGGTCCCTGCGGAGATGGCAATGTCACTTTCTCCTTTTTAATCATTCCCCGGGagcatttttcttttctgtttttgtGACTCTGTTTTTTTGCTCCAAGGCTCATCTCCAATTCAGAAGTATTTGCTTTCGGTCCGAGAAAGAAATAGCTGTCGGCGTCGCTCGTTTCACCCGGCTGTCTGTTTGCTCTTCGCTCACTCTCGTTCATAAACAATTACCAACATACTGCTCTTAATACATAATTCTTCAAACACTCGCTTCTTCTCGCTCAGTCGTCTCTTATCAATCATCCTAGGAGTAttcaacacacacacacacatacatACACACATACCCTCTAGATAATTTGtaggttttttttatccttaTCTTCCCACCACGAGACCAGCTCTGTACTGCGATACGAAGCCCGagccaacaaaaccaactgGATCACGAGATTTTCCAGCATTGATAATACCGGTCGACTCTAGGCCAAGACGCTAACTCGTCGATATTACCAGAGAACCAGTTCACTTTCGTCGTCTACCGTCGTCCGACAATAAACCACACAGCAGCGACGATGTTCTCGTTCAGACTCGCCCTTGTTGCCGCCACGGCCCTGGTTGCCCAgcttgccgccgccaccgactACCCGATCGATCCCCCTTCGGTGCCTCTGGCTACCCGTCGGAACTGGTGCACGTCCGAGACCACTCAGTGCCCGCTCATCTGCCTCGACaccggcagcagcggcaagcCCCGAGACAACTCTTGCGATCCCGTGAGTCGCCTAGCTCCATTCCAGAGCCCGCTACGCCGTTCTCTCCGCTAatgcacaggaaaataacagATGACGCTGAACTATGCCTGCGTTTGTTCCAACGGCAACTCGCCTAACCTCACGTGAGCTTCGCCCTACGTCAAAGACAATTCCAGATGTGGAAACTGATTCTGTAATTAGCGAGTACTCCCTCACCATGCCCTACCACAAGTGCACACAGTTCCAAGTCAACTGCGTTGCTGCGTGCGGTCTCGCCGACAACCAGTGCTCGGAGAACTGCAGGGTCAACAACCCCTGCGGTGCCGCCAGCCCCAAGGGTGCCAGCGCCTCCGgatccgccgccgtcgtcgcccCATCGTCCACCTCCGCCGCCCCCAACACCATCCAGACTGGCTTCGCCGGCGCTGGCGGCAGCAATTCCAACACTGGCTCGGGTGCAAACATGGCTGCTCCCTTGTCTTTGGGTGCTGCCATTACGGCTCTCCTTGTTGCCCCCTTCTTGGTGCTGTAGATTGACGCAGATTTATGGATTGAGACGACATGACCTTCGAACCTGGAGAGAGCAGAGTGTTTGGAATTAACCATTTTGTATGCAGCGCGCAGCCCGCGCTGTGATGAGTAATGGCCATTTGCTTTATAAAGCGGAGTCATATATTCTGGATAATTAGTCAATGGAGAGCTCCTTACCTCAAACCCCATATTGAAGTATTCGTGTGTCGTCCCAGCCGTTACTGAGTCTTGCTCTTTCAAATGCGGAGGCGCTCAACTGAATACTGTGCGTGAAAAGGCTGACCTTCAAGGTCGGTCTGATCAGGGGTTTGTGGGTACCTCATCGGCGAGTTCCGGCCTATTGCAGTTCTTTGTGCTAGTTTTTTGAAAGCAATAACAAGCACGAGACGCTGCTATTTTCGGAATGAAGCATCTCGATATCTCACAGAGCCACTAGACAGCTAGGGTGTCCCTAGTTCGGGTTCACCGCATATCCTGGACTGGCATACCGTGGAGtgaaaagagaaaataagAAAGAAATAACGAAACAGTTCAGCCGACCATATGACTGCTGTTTTAATGTGCACGCTACTTTGTCTATTGTGGTCATGACATCCTCGCTGTCGCGTCAATTGCGGAATCGTCAACATACGCTCTGGTGAGTTCTGTGCAAAAGAACCAAAAATCGACATGCGAACGTGAGACAATGTTTTATGCACTTGCCTCGGGAAGTACATGTCAGCTTTTTAGTGTGTGTCACAAAATAGCCCGAACCAAGCTTGACTGCCCTGCTTGTTTGCTggcagccttttttttggacGATGTTAGGGTTACACGGGATGACAAGGAATGCCACGAACGATTTTCACATGCCAGACACACCCCTGCTCatgtgacttttttttttttttctcttggtcCCCATGGGTGGCGTCTGGGGCAGGTAAATTTGAGAGTGACATGCGAAAGACCTGAACGGGCGCGGGTGCAATTAATCAGATCAAGCAAGCAGTGAGTAGAAGAAGTAATAAGCAAATAAATAAATCGTGTGCATAGTAGTTTTACTTTGTCGAAAATACCCAAGTAACTTAATATTCAATGTTGTACGTCATAATCGTTATTGGCATAAGTCAAACTTCAGGGTTCCATGAGGTGTGCTCATCTACAACGGTACGATTTATGAGCAACCATGCTTCATCCAATCGACAAACAGGGGTTTAGAGGGGAGATGGGCTTGAGCAACAGGACAAAAAGGTGTGTCTTTGTTGGGTTAAAACGGGCTCGCTCTTTTGATTGAACCCGCATATTTTATCCAAGCTCCCAGACCCGAACTCCAGTCAAAGCCGCCGCCCCTCCTTTCGACAGGTACCTAAGCTTAGGGTAGCTTTTAGCGGAGCGGAGCTGCACCCTTCATCAGGATCGAGGTGGTCCGCCTCCATATCTTGCATGTGCCCTGGCGCCGACCGCTACCTCATCCAACGATTTGCTGTCTTCGCCCACACACAACCGCACCAAGAGGACACCCACTTCCTCCACCAAGGCGGCCCGTTTCgcgggagagagagagggaaaaaagaaaggaaaaaaaacgcgAGAACCAGAATTCAAGGAGGGCAATTCAATTCGAATCCTCAATCCTTTATTTGGGTGTCTTGTTTGCATGTGGAAGCTGCAAGCGAGCGTCATTTGGTTCCGCTCCTCGACGCTTTACCGATCTGCAGCATCACGGCAGACGCCAAACAACGTGGTCTTTGTCGTGGCCACCGGTTTTTCCATCCAGCATAGACTAGGTGCATATCTAGATCGAGAACCTCGCTAGGGCGCCGGATAGCCAACGTACGGACCCCCCGCTGCCGAATTGCGGAAGTCAATATCTATCATCACGTCTCCTGAAAAAGGAGGGATGTCCTCGTAGCAACCTACTTAGCAAAGATTCCctctttttgctcttttaCGCCAGCTCCCCCTATCACCCCGCAACACTTGCGCGTCATCTGCGCTTGGCACTCCGTGTGCCTTTTtgtgccttttttttaccaAAATCGCAATCATGCCCACCGACAGTAGTAAGTCGTGATCTCTACCTCGCAGTTGTGGCGAGTATGTGCAGGCCGTCGAACGATTGTTGACAGCAAGCGACTTTTTATAGAaacggccgccgccgagtgCATCTCGGACGACGCACTGATCCACCTCAAGTCGTACAAGTATTCGAGCGTCGACAAGTCGCCCATTTCCAAATACATCCTACAGCCCTACGTACGTGCGCAACGGTTCCCGTCTCCGCCTCCAGGCACCCGCTAATACTTGCTTATACGTGCGTTCGCACAGTGGAATGCCGCAGTCAAGCTGCTGCCCATGTGGCTCGCGCCCAACATGGTCACTTTAATTGGCTTCATGTTCATTCTCGGCAACGTAGGCTTGCTACTCGTATATATGCCAGATCTGGAGGGACCAGTACGTCAAGAAATTCACAGAGCAAGCTTCCTCGCCGCCCCATATCACAGTGCACTAATTTCGTGTCTCAGGGTCCGTCATGGCTTTACTACAGTTTTGCCTTCGGTCTATTCATGTACCAGACGTTGGACAATCTGGACGGCAAGCAGGCCCGACGTACAGGAATGTCTAGCGGACTCGGTGAGCTATTCGACCACGGCATAGACTCGCTTAACTGCACCTTGGCCAGTCTGCTTGAGACCGCAGCCATGGGCCTTGGTGTGTCCAAATCCGGCGTCTTCACCGCTCTCTGCCCCTGCTTGCCGATGTTTTTCTCAACGTGGGAGACGTACCACTCGCACACGCTCTACCTGGGCCGCATCAACGGACCGACCGAAGGCATCCTGATAGCCTGCACCATTATGATCCTCTCCGGCTACTACGGGCCCGGCATCTGGACTGAACGGTTGATTGATCTTTTCGGGGAGAAGTACTTGATGGGCTACGCCGACATCGTTGGCGACTACTCGATCCGCGACGTCTGGATTGGAATCATCGTCAGCTCGCTTGTCCTCACCCACATTCCGCCCTGCATCTACCACGTTGCCATCGCACGCCGCAGCAGGGGCCAGGCCATTGCGCCAGTGTTCCTCGAGTGGACGCCTCTGCTCTTCTACTCGCTTTCCATCGGAGCATGGGTTTACTCCCCCTTTTCGACTCTGCGCAGCCACAACCACATCGTCCTGTTCTGTTGCACCATGTCATTTGTGTTTGGGCGCATGACGACCAAGATGATCCTCGCACATCTGACCCGCCAGCCGTTCCCATACTGGACCGTTATGCTGTGGCCGCTTTTGGGTGGTGCTGTCCTCGTAAACCTTCCAAGGTTTGGCTTTCAGGCCGTCTCGCACGAGGTCGAGCTCGGATACTTGTGGGGATACTTCGTGTTTGCAGCAGCGGTCTACTCGCGCTGGGCATATGTTGTCATCACAAGCATTTGTGATTTCTTGGAGATAAACGCCCTGACGATTCCGAAAGAGAAGCAGGCAGAGAACAAGCGCAAGATGCAGCTGGAGCGGGCCAAGCCTCTGCTCAACGGCAATGGTGCTTCCAATGGTGCTTTGAACGGCAAGAAGGTGCAATGATGCGCAGATGTGCCGTCTAGCACCTGGTGATATTATTATCCCCTTACTAAAGTGCCTGTTTTAATATGATCGGGTTGGGCGTTCTCATTTTCAGTCTTTTGCGGATATTCAATTTTCGCCTGTTGCCCTCTCGAAGGATCGCATGTGATCTGAAATGGGGCTTGGCAACTGCGTTCATACGGAGTTTGTCCAATGTCCGTCTCCTTGGACAGTTTCACTCTAGACTGTTTGAGGGCTCGCGGAAGATTCAATGGTATTTGCTCGCAATGCTGGCATGCACGGGTCGGCGTTTAGGGGGTTGTGGGGTTTATTCATCGTGCTTTGCATCACTTGCTTCGAATTCCCACTTTGCATTCGCTTCGGGTTTTGTATATGACGGGTCAAGATAGTAGTAGTCTTCTTAATAATTATTTAACAACAGTCAGCACTGCTTTCTGTGGGAGGAACCCGAAAATGTGGGTTCTATTAACTCCTGGTGTGAAACTCCGTCGGCGGTAAAACAAAATACTTCGTATCACTACAAGGCGAACAGACTTTTACACAAAGTTATGTAACAACACATACCGAATACTCATTAGGGTCTAAGGCGATCGGTGTTAGTGGCTAGACTAGTTGCTTCGTCGGCGATAGGTGATTGATGGTCAAAGATTTGTAAGCTTACGAAATAGTCGGGTTGTCTTTCGCCGAACCAAGTAATTTCTCGCTAAAATTCTCCGGTAAGGCTATTTATTGCCGATGTCCAAAATCTGTGTCCAAACACAGGTATTGTAGATAGGACTTAGTTAGGCCTTTGGCGACCGGGACCTAGATGCACTCAAACGTCCATATCTCCTTCTTTAACTGCAGCCTTGGCAAATGCTTGCATGTCAGATGTATACCCAATAAAGATCAAGGTTTTCATTCTCAAAGTCTTGTGGATGCCGATGACGGCGCCGAAAACGTCATTAAATGCACACATCGCGGACAGTTGCTCAAAACAGAAAAAGTGACAGCCTAGTTATAGATCGGGGATAAATTCAATGTAGGAAAAACCCGAAAACAAAGTAAGTTATATAAACGGTAGCTTATCCCTCAATGCTCAACCAACATGATGATATTCCAAAACACTCACATAGACACATATACTCCGTACACTATACACGCTATTCAACCAGAATATCCCACGAATAGAACATTTGCAATTCTCaaagttaaaaaaaaactcaccgagaccaccaaaccccaaaaaaccTCATCTAGATCCATCAACATGTCCGTCCCTACCTGGCTCATCACAGGCGCCTCCTCGGGTTTTGGCGAAGCAATTGCTAAGGATGCCCTCTCACGGGGCCACACCGTGATCGCAACGGCGCGGTCGGCAAACTGCCTCAAGCACCTGGCCGAGCTGGGCGCCAAAACGATGGCGCTGGACGTGACGGCGTCCGACGCCGAGCTGGCCTCCAAGATGGCCGAGATCGGTACCGTCACACACGTGCTCAACGCCGCCGGCTACCTGCTCGAAGCCGCGATGGAGGAAGCCACAGCCGCCGAAAGCGAGGCCATTTACCGGACCAACGTGCTCGGGGCCGTCAACATCACCAAGGCAGTGATGCCAGGGCTgagggcggtggcggccgaCGGCAGCGCGGGCGTGCAGCCTGTCATTGCACACTTTGGCAGCCTGGGGAGCTGGATCGGCGGCGCGGCGGTGGCGCACTACTGCAGCACCAAGTGGGCCGTCTCGGGCTTGTGCGAGGGGATCCGCGAAGAGGTGTCTGAGTTCGGCATCGCAGCGTGTACAATCGAGCCCGGCTACTTCCGGACCGAGATCCTCAACACGGCCGGCGGGAAGAGCAGGCGCGTGCAGGCCTCGGAGCCAAAGAGTGACATTTACGGCGAGGACAGCGCGGTCGGCAAGTACAAGGCGGCGCTGGAGCTCAGCAACAACAAGCAGCCGGGCGACGTGCTCAAGGGGGCCAAGGTTACGGTCGACGTCCTGACAAAGACGGGCGTCGCTGAGGGCAAGGAGATCCCGCCGAGGTTGGTGCTGGGAAGTGATGCTGTTGACGTCATTAGGAAGAAGTGCCAAGAAACACTCAAGCTGTTGGAAGAGTGGGAGGACATCGCAAAGTCAACCGGTTATGACGAGTAAAACTTGAAAGGGGCGCTGATAAGAATCAACATGTATCGAGTGTAGCACTAGGACTTAGAAATCGATGTTAGATAAAGCTGTTTTTCTTGATTATTCGACCACTGCTATGATTATTGGCTCATAGCATCCTTCTTTGGGCAAGAAACTGTTCTGTGTTTCCCCCGGTGTATGATATGATATTCCACTGCGTGGCTCCCCTGTCCAATTAGAAAATATGTGTCCGATATCAATGCGAGAATGCCTATCAGCTGTGCCATATACGCCTTCATGGAATCAAGGTTCTCGATTGTGTAATGAGTGGCATGGTGGGTGCCGACTATTTCAAGTCAAGTCCAACTTGATGCCGGACCCTCTTCATGACTTTGCGTGAATACGATTAGTTACTTGAATAGCCGACACGTTATTCAGATGTATTCTTTATGTTGCCGCCTGCGTTTATGTGCAATACACGGCATTTCAATCCTCACAATTCAGGAGAAGAGGAAGTCTTTCAGCACGGGCGACCCTGAAAACTCTGGATTGAGCAGAATGCAGCTGCGATTTAAAGTCAGCATGGTAACCAAGGGCCAAAGGTAGGGAAAACCATGTCATACTTCAAAAAGTACTGCAGCCCCGAGCGCCTCTTCTCCAAGAACTTGGGTCGGAACTTTGCAATGACGCTCTTGGGCGGCAAGACCGGTACAGCAGCCTCGAAGTTTGGAAATGTCACCATTAGCTTGTGCCTGAGGTCGTCAAACTCTGAGTAGCGCTTTCTTATATTCATGTACGAGCCCTGGAAAGTCAGTCGTCTGGTTAGCATATTCCCTCATCTTAGATGATAGCAAGGCGGTACGCACGCTCAAAGTCTCGACCCTGATGTTCCATACCACAAAGGCCCCGATgttggtggtgctgctgttGACGATGACGTAGTCGGTTACAGACACGCTTTTGGCCCAGCAGGCGCGGTTGCGATCACGGCCCGACACTCGCTCTGGGGTCGCATCTTCGCCAGCCGTCTCATTATCATGCATCATGATGGCATTGATGGGCGCAACGCTCTCAGTCGAGCCGTTATGGGGCGGCGGTGCTCTGCCGCTGACGCCGTGTTCGCCAAAGAATCGCGGCGGATCGCTCTGACTGGGCGACCAATATGGCGGGGCCGTCACTGGTGATTGTACGGGCGAGATTCTACTTGCAGTGTGGGCTGTATCATTTTGGAGATCCGCGCCTCGATTGTCATCAGCAAACAGCGGGGACTGAGAGGAAGATGATTGATGAGGGGCTGTCGTGGTAGTAATGTCGCCCGGCGCTGAGGCTGTCACCTCGGTCGCCATGCAGCCATGAGAGAAGCGCACAATCGCGCCTGGAGAGTTAAGTAGTGCCTGTGATTCGCAGACGTAGGCAGCAGCCGACTGCCGTGTGGCAGTAAGATGTCTTTCTATCGCTATGGAGGGAGTGCAGCTGGGTCTTGTTGTGGGTGGCCGGGCCGAGCCACTGATGTCGGATTAAGGTTCAAGATGGGAGAGCTTAGAGCTGCCGGGAtcctcgtcgccgtcgtcgctcGGATGATTTATGTCAGATAGCTTGAACTTGGTCTGCCATACGCGACCGTCTCGTCTCGAATTTTAAGTGTTAAAACACAGATTGAAATGTCGTGTATCGGGGGTTGACAGATCAAGAATTCAATGGTCGTGGTTGTTCATGTTTCTTTGGGTGAAACCATTTGGGGGGAGATGCTGCATTGTGACCGTCGATCCAAATACTGGGCATAAAACCTAGCAAATTACCTAGACCTAGGTACAAGCAAGAGCTCGCTCCCTGTAGAGCCGcgttctttctttctctatTGCCCAGGATCGTGCGACATGAAGGCGTGAAGAACGTTACTGACCTAATGAAGGGAATCACTTATCCTAGGGGCATCATGTTATATTCCTGGGTCCCATCCTTTACTTCACGTCTGTAATCCTTGACAGAAGCAATTCAATTGATGTAAGGAATTGATTACTCAGGTACCTTGGTACACGTGCCCGTATATCGTACCTGAACGATCTGGCTTGGCGTTGGCTCATGCGAAGCATGGTGCTAATTACTTCATACATTACTTGCAACTCAAGCAGATATCCAGCAGAATTAGGAGCTGATGCATTTGTACTTCATTATAGTGTTCTTAGTACACAAAGACGCGATTTATCTTGGATATTGTATGCTTAACCGAGATATATCAGTCACTCGATCCATTTCAAAGCCTCAGCCCTAAGTGGTACCCAGAAAATAGTACTTTGAACTGGATGAGTATTTCTAACCATGCAGAATATTTCAATGGTGAACAGCAACGGTACTGGGTTAAGGAAGCAGCCTGCTACGTTTGGAAGAATGTCTCTAATGCTAAAATATCACATTACAGGAGCTTTGAGTTTGTCAGGTTTTAAGGTTCCTTGGGGTCAAACCGGGACGAGTGAAGTAATGGGTATGTACTCTGGGGTGGTTCCAGTAGCATCTCATTGGCTGATGCTCCCACGAAGAAGTGGGCCCTGGTTCCGCCACGTAACAGGCCCGTCCCGTCTAGAGAGCTTGCCTGCCATACGTTGCCTTGAGCGGCAGACGAGGAAAAGGTGTCCCGATTATATTAGAGCTTCACCACTTTCGCAGCAAGCTCGTCAACAACTCAATTGGATTCGCTCACGACGACAAAATGCAACTTTCGAAATTGGTACTGCTGCTAGCAGCTGGGGTGTCCCAGGCAGTCGCAGATTGGTCGATTCATGATGCTAGCATAACCGTCTCTGCGAAGAAGGGCGCTGATAACTTGAAAGAGAAGTACGAACCCGCGAACTCACATCACGCAGCACTCATTCATTGCCTCATCTGACAAAAATCAATCTAGGCTTGACTCACCTTTGACAAAGCCCGTACAGATAGGAAACGGCGATTCTTTCAAGATTATCCTCACAGCCAAAGACGACGGGAAGGCCAAGCGCCCGCATCAGGCATTCGTGCACCTGTATAGCACCAAAACAGACCTCTCGGCTCCTTTCCCAATGACCGTCAAGGAGAACGGAAAGGCGATGGTGCAGATTGTCAGTCAACACGAATATCCACTACTCTACTTGACGAGGATATCGGCTAATTACTCTGGATGAACGCTAGGCCTACAAGGACGTACCTCTGCAACTGCTCGCTCTGAAAGAGCCTATAGCGGCCAATATATTTCTCGCATCTTTCGGCGAATCATCAGGTGTTAATCTCCCGAAGTTCACCATCAACTTTGTGCAGGACCCGAACTCGCCGCCTCCCGAGGTTGAGGCCCCTGTTCGGTACCAAAAGCAGCCAGAGATTCACCACATCTTCCGCCCGGACCCCAAGTCCCCGCCCAAAGTCGTGTCTCTCTTCTTTGCTGCCGCCGTGGCTGCCACGGTACCGGCCTTGTTCATTGGCGTACGTATATGGCAGGCCTGTTCGGAGCTGGGATTATGAGTGAACGCTAACAAGGACTTGCTACAGTGGACGATGCTCGGTGTGAACCTCAACCACTTGCAGAAAGCTCTCGGCGCAGCGCCTTTGTCGCACGCCACCTTTTTCGGATCTATTCTGGCGATGGAGGGTGTCTTCTTCCTATACTACGGTGGATGGAATCTGTTCAAGGTCTTGCCCCTCGTTGGTGTCGTTGGCTTCACAACATTCATCAGTGGCACCAAGGCTTTGGGCGAGGTGCAGAGCAGGCGCTTGGCTGGTGAGAGGTAGAATCTCAAATGGCAGGGAGCGGATGGATAACAGAAAGAACGGCGGATGGGATGACTTCCTCCGGATTGATGTGAAGATAAGAATGAACGTTACACCTTGAAATAAAGGGGCATGCCGCGCACGATGGGACCTTGggaataggtaggtacctacctacctaggtacctatttgGACCAAGCTGGGACATTTGGGGGAATTGGCGGGCCCAGGTGGAACGTCATGCGAGGCGCAAGACTTGGAACTGCATTGACTTCTGGCGATTTTGCAATGCAATTTATACTTTCTTCTAAGTTGCGCAAGTCATATGTCTCCGCAGCCACTTTCACGGCATACGATATCGTTGAATTGCTGTACAGTTTGTTCCAAGGCAAGCTTAGTAGTAGATCGGGAGATAATCGGCCTACACAATCAAATTTGGAGCTTCGAACATGGAAAGGGTCCGATCACTTTTTATTGACATTGTGTTATTTACAATATGCAATGATGTAATACATAGgcacatacctaggtaggtatacatgttgttgttgttgttgttgttgttgttgttgttgttgttgttgttgttgttgttgttgttgtcaaGGTATGTCGATCGGCCTTCGATTGCGCACGATTGACCCTAAGCCGCAATTAGCACCCCCCTCGCATCACTCAGCGCACAGACGTTTCGCGACGCGGTCGGTGAGTTACTGCGCCATAAAGTGGTGGCCACCAATTTATTTTGGGGAAAGCGCAAAATTCCAATACCTACTGTCGCTGATTTTTCGTTTTGGGGAAAGCGCAAAAATAGGGAGGGGGCTGGGAAACAGTGGTGACGTTGATGTGCGTTGGGTGCTGGACGAATTGAATGGTGCCGATGTGCCCCACTTGAGCTAGCTAGCTTCCCAGCGACGCGACAAggtaaacaaaacaaatcaGCTTCCCTCCCACTTTCCAGACCTCGGCCGGTTCACCCACCACTTTGTACTTTCCAGACTTCAACATAACTTGCTGCTGTAACATCAACTTCTGCTTCACTGTTGCCATTCTGATCTTCTAGATTCCAATAAATTGATCGTCTCGATTGCTATTACTTGAATACAAGCTTTTGACATCCAATAACAGCTTTCATCACATTCAACCCATCAAGCAAGCGCGCCTCGCGTTCCCACATCTTGATCTTCAAACATTACATTTGAACTTGCCATCAAGAATAGCAATGGCTACCCATTCTCGACGTGCCTATAGGGCAACAGCCTTTGACGAACGCCATCCCTTCTCTCCTGCAACGTCTGCAGCTAGCCGCGAGACGCTTACCGAGAGTGAGATCGACTTCACCGGGTCGCTGACTGAGAGCATCAACCACGCCATCGAGACTGGCGATTGGACTGGCgtcgccgcctcggccgaaTACACAACGCCTTCACGCGCACGCGCGATCTCAGATCCTACAGTTGGTTCGGAGCACCTTCAGCCCATGAGAAACTTGGCCGGTGCTGCTTTCGCCAGACATTTTCGCGACTCGTCACAACTACCAACACCAGCTTCATCACGAAGCGACTCTTCGGAGTTTCAGTTCCCAACACGTGACTATTATCAACCATCTGGAGCAACCAACAACGCTCGCGAGCCTTCTGTATCATCCAAGCAGTCATCGAAGCCCGCATCTGTTAACACAAATTCGACTACCGGCTCCAGGCCAAAGCGAGTAGTCAACATCACCACCGCGAGTCTCTCTAGCTCACGCCCAGTATCACGGGATGCCCAGAGCACTTCATCACGTGACGTCGCCTCAAGGTCTTTTTCCCGCGATGCTCACAGCTCTACTGTTCACGACGCCAGCTCGAGGCCTGTTTCCCGCGATGTTCACCCCTCCACAGCTCGCGAAATCATTTCAAGGAGGCCTGCTTGCCACGATGCGCCCAGCTCCACGGCTCGCGACGCCTCATCAAGGCCCGCTTCGCGCGATTCCACAAACTATTCACACAATGTCACCGCAAGACCCAGTTCACGAGATATTATCAACTCCTCTTTGCGCGATGCCAC from Pyricularia oryzae 70-15 chromosome 4, whole genome shotgun sequence includes these protein-coding regions:
- a CDS encoding cholinephosphotransferase 1 encodes the protein MPTDSKTAAAECISDDALIHLKSYKYSSVDKSPISKYILQPYWNAAVKLLPMWLAPNMVTLIGFMFILGNVGLLLVYMPDLEGPGPSWLYYSFAFGLFMYQTLDNLDGKQARRTGMSSGLGELFDHGIDSLNCTLASLLETAAMGLGVSKSGVFTALCPCLPMFFSTWETYHSHTLYLGRINGPTEGILIACTIMILSGYYGPGIWTERLIDLFGEKYLMGYADIVGDYSIRDVWIGIIVSSLVLTHIPPCIYHVAIARRSRGQAIAPVFLEWTPLLFYSLSIGAWVYSPFSTLRSHNHIVLFCCTMSFVFGRMTTKMILAHLTRQPFPYWTVMLWPLLGGAVLVNLPRFGFQAVSHEVELGYLWGYFVFAAAVYSRWAYVVITSICDFLEINALTIPKEKQAENKRKMQLERAKPLLNGNGASNGALNGKKVQ
- a CDS encoding 3-oxoacyl-[acyl-carrier-protein] reductase; translated protein: MMIFQNTHIDTYTPYTIHAIQPEYPTNRTFAILKVKKKLTETTKPQKTSSRSINMSVPTWLITGASSGFGEAIAKDALSRGHTVIATARSANCLKHLAELGAKTMALDVTASDAELASKMAEIGTVTHVLNAAGYLLEAAMEEATAAESEAIYRTNVLGAVNITKAVMPGLRAVAADGSAGVQPVIAHFGSLGSWIGGAAVAHYCSTKWAVSGLCEGIREEVSEFGIAACTIEPGYFRTEILNTAGGKSRRVQASEPKSDIYGEDSAVGKYKAALELSNNKQPGDVLKGAKVTVDVLTKTGVAEGKEIPPRLVLGSDAVDVIRKKCQETLKLLEEWEDIAKSTGYDE